In Brachypodium distachyon strain Bd21 chromosome 2, Brachypodium_distachyon_v3.0, whole genome shotgun sequence, one genomic interval encodes:
- the LOC104581296 gene encoding inner centromere protein-like, with protein MMEAQEVFEKKKADLLKRKKEAAIREQKEADQLQQKKKQELECLEKKEAALKQNKEAAALQQKKKQELELLENREAALKQNKAAAALQQKKNHELEPSKNKEAAVKQNKAVAAHQQKKKNPTIVTQRNYLDVDIMWFRNPFERMSVAAHILDDVYMCEWSSQTLQVIILGL; from the exons ATGATGGAAGCACAGGAAGTAtttgaaaagaagaaagctgatcttttgaagagaaagaaagaagcagCCATTCGTGAGCAGAAGGAAGCTGATCAACTCCagcagaaaaagaagcagGAACTAGAGTGtttggagaagaaagaggCTGCATTGAAGCAGAACAAGGAAGCAGCAGCCCTTCagcagaaaaagaagcagGAATTAGAGCTATTAGAGAATAGAGAAGCCGCATTGAAGCAAAacaaggcagcagcagccctccAACAGAAAAAGAACCACGAATTAGAGCCATCCAAGAATAAAGAAGCCGCAGTGAAGCAGAACAAGGCAGTAGCAGCCCAccagcagaaaaagaagaacccAACTATTGTTACACAACGAAATTATCTG GACGTGGACATCATGTGGTTCCGCAACCCGTTCGAGCGGATGTCGGTGGCGGCGCACATTCTGGATGACGTCTACATGTGTGAATGGAGTTCGCAAACTCTACAAGTCATCATTTTGGGTTTATAG
- the LOC100826958 gene encoding protein CHROMATIN REMODELING 35, giving the protein MDAAAAATKIFRRNHRCEALSVNFVATYFLRCTCESKKAASDVEKIAETQTSPALPGSHVDGDAETAPRKRKRENERDSAAVDLPSNTYNPVEEEEPMEDGKPKKESNGHQDIWNAFDMALENSKLDTPEDVPNIKEVSEKEVKIDCNHQIEIHEDLGHVCRICSMIVRKADMIFDFEWRKVSSRSRSYFKETRSSEIVLGNVTVYEDLTALDVAIHPRHAQHIRPHQLEGFHFLVKNLVCDKPGGCILAHAAGSGKTFMIICFIQSFLAKHPSARPLVVLPKGIVGTWKREFQRWQVEDIPLYDFYSVNATKREDQLKILYSWQSNMSILFLGYEQFSKIICFNGDEIAGAACRDMLLMAPNLLIMDEGHTPRNKETNLQDSLSQVQTPRKVVMSGTLFQNHVKEVVSILNLVRPKFLNTGSTRPIARRSMSQVAISGKKIPKDPRKFDKVFAESVEETLLHDVNFTRKKHVIRSLRELTEGVIHYYKGDILHELPGLIDFSVFLKLSPMQKESIQKLEAYEYLKSSAVGTALYVHPCLFEMSEAGAADRAKNLTDATVDTLVESVQLSDGVKANFFINILKLASSAGEKLLAFSQHILPMKFLERLLVNMFGWRVGKEIFAITGDTSAADRELAMDKFNNSADSKVLFGSIKACGEGISLVGASRVVILDVHLNPSVTRQAIGRAFRPGQKKKVFVYRLVAADSPEENFHEIALRKEGIAKLMFEWNGRQCTAENFELNRVYISNCQDEFLHNNAMRWDIKALYTR; this is encoded by the exons ATggacgccgcggccgccgccacgaaGATCTTCCGGCGGAATCATCG ATGTGAGGCACTGAGTGTTAATTTTGTGGCGACCTACTTCTTGCGTTGTACGTGTGAAAGCAAAAAG GCTGCTAGCGACGTGGAGAAGATAGCAGAAACACAAACTTCCCCTGCTCTTCCTGGCTCCCACGTGGATGGAGATGCTGAAACTGccccaagaaaaagaaaaagggaaaacgaACGAGATTCAGCAGCAGTTGATTTGCCTTCAAACACCTACAACCctgtggaggaagaggagcctATGGAAGATGGTAAACCCAAGAAGGAAAGTAATGGTCACCAGGATATTTGGAATGCCTTCGACATGGCACTGGAAAACTCCAAG CTTGACACACCTGAAGATGTACCCAATATAAAAGAAGTGAGTGAAAAAGAGGTGAAGATTGACTGCAATCATCAAATAGAGATTCATGAAGATCTAGGCCATGTCTGCCGTATCTGCAGTATGATTGTGAGAAAGGCTGACATGATATTTGATTTTGAGTGGAGAAAGGTAT CATCAAGGTCAAGGTCATATTTCAAAGAAACACGTTCTAGTGAGATTGTCCTTGGTAATGTTACAGTATATGAAGATCTCACTGCTTTAGATGTTGCCATTCATCCAAGACATGCACAACATATCAGGCCGCATCAGTTGGAAGGATTCCACTTCTTGGTTAAGAATTTAGTCTGTGACAAACCTGGAGGATGCATTCTAGCTCATGCCGCTGGTTCGGGGAAAACATTTATGATCATATGTTTCATTCAGAGCTTCCTTGCGAAGCATCCGTCTGCAAGGCCTCTTGTTGTACTTCCCAAAGGCATAGTTGGTACGTGGAAGAGGGAATTTCAACGGTGGCAAGTGGAGGACATACCACTGTATGATTTCTATTCTGTTAATGCTACAAAAAGAGAAGATCAGCTGAAAATACTCTACTCTTGGCAATCCAATATGAGCATTCTGTTTCTTGGATATGAGCAGTTCTCTAAGATCATTTGCTTTAATGGAGATGAAATTGCTGGAGCTGCGTGCCGGGACATGTTGCTTATGGCGCCGAACCTACTGATAATGGACGAGGGTCATACACCTAGGAATAAGGAGACCAATCTGCAAGATTCACTGAGCCAAGTACAAACGCCACGTAAGGTGGTCATGTCTGGCACTCTTTTCCAGAATCATGTTAAGGAAGTGGTCAGCATATTGAACCTTGTGCGCCCAAAGTTTCTCAATACGGGATCAACTCGTCCCATCGCTCGACGTAGTATGAGTCAGGTAGCAATATCTGGTAAGAAGATTCCAAAAGATCCTCGTAAGTTTGACAAGGTATTTGCTGAGTCAGTCGAAGAGACCCTGCTGCATGATGTGAACttcacaagaaaaaaacatgttatTAGAAGTCTCAGAGAACTAACAGAAGGTGTGATTCACTACTACAAGGGTGATATCTTGCATGAGTTACCTGGCCTAATAGACTTCAGCGTCTTTTTGAAACTCAGTCCCATGCAAAAAGAATCCATCCAGAAGTTAGAAGCCTATGAGTATCTTAAAAGTAGTGCAGTAGGAACTGCACTATACGTGCATCCTTGTCTGTTTGAAATGTCAGAAGCTGGTGCTGCGGACAGAGCTAAAAACTTGACAGATGCAACGGTAGATACTTTGGTTGAGTCTGTGCAGCTGAGTGATGGTGTGAAGGCCAATTTCTTCATTAATATTCTGAAGCTAGCTTCTTCTGCAGGAGAGAAATTGCTTGCTTTTAGTCAGCATATACTCCCCATGAAATTTTTGGAAAGGTTGTTGGTCAACATGTTTGGCTGGCGTGTAGGAAAGGAGATATTTGCAATAACGGGTGATACTAGTGCAGCAGACAGAGAATTGGCCATGGACAAGTTTAACAACTCTGCTGATTCTAAAGTTTTGTTTGGTTCTATCAAGGCATGTGGGGAGGGCATTTCCCTTGTAGGTGCATCCAGAGTTGTCATCCTAGATGTTCACCTGAACCCATCTGTTACCCGTCAAGCAATCGGGCGTGCCTTCCGGCCTggacagaagaagaaagtatTTGTCTACAGGCTTGTAGCTGCTGATTCTCCAGAGGAAAACTTTCATGAAATTGCATTGAGGAAAGAAGGCATAGCAAAGCTGATGTTTGAATGGAATGGGCGACAGTGCACTGCTGAAAACTTCGAACTGAACCGAGTTTATATAAGTAACTGTCAAGATGAATTTCTGCACAATAATGCGATGCGCTGGGATATCAAAGCTTTGTATACAAGGTGA